A genomic region of Pongo pygmaeus isolate AG05252 chromosome 7, NHGRI_mPonPyg2-v2.0_pri, whole genome shotgun sequence contains the following coding sequences:
- the SLURP1 gene encoding secreted Ly-6/uPAR-related protein 1 encodes MASRWAVQLLLVAAWSMGCGEALKCYTCEQPMTSASCRTITRCKPEDTACMTTLVTVEAEYPFNQSPVVTRSCSRSCVATDPDSIGAAHLIFCCFRDLCNSEL; translated from the exons ATGGCCTCTCGCTGGGCTGTGCAGCTGCTGCTCGTGGCAGCCTGGAGCATGGGCTGTG GTGAGGCCCTCAAGTGCTACACCTGCGAGCAGCCCATGACCAGTGCTTCCTGCAGGACCATTACCCGCTGCAAGCCGGAGGACACAGCCTGCATGACCACGCTGGTGACGGTGGAGGCAG AGTACCCCTTCAACCAGAGCCCCGTGGTGACCCGCTCCTGCTCCCGCTCCTGTGTGGCCACTGACCCCGACAGCATCGGGGCCGCCCACCTGATCTTCTGCTGCTTCCGAGACCTCTGCAACTCGGAGCTCTGA